One Phoenix dactylifera cultivar Barhee BC4 chromosome 8, palm_55x_up_171113_PBpolish2nd_filt_p, whole genome shotgun sequence genomic window carries:
- the LOC103716571 gene encoding ethylene-responsive transcription factor 11-like, translating to MAVETLRLRKDGFAAGGKEQPPPPPPPAAAGVAGGQGKEAHFRGVRKRPWGRFAAEIRDPWKKTRKWLGTFDTAEEAARAYDEAARNLRGPKAKTNFGYSAEISSSALVTVASAAPAGAWGLQQWRSAYPGPPDGRDLFLGPPAAGGSDFPAYRFEAVELVVRGEQEKKMMAAMARKEEETKKKPLGFDLNLPAPLF from the coding sequence ATGGCGGTGGAGACCTTGCGGCTGAGGAAGGATGGCTTCGCTGCCGGGGGAAAGGagcagccgccgccgccgccgccgccggcggcggcgggggtGGCGGGAGGGCAGGGAAAGGAGGCGCACTTCCGGGGGGTGAGGAAGCGGCCGTGGGGGAGGTTCGCGGCGGAGATCAGGGACCCGTGGAAGAAGACGAGGAAATGGCTGGGGACCTTCGACACGGCAGAGGAAGCGGCCCGAGCCTACGACGAGGCCGCCCGCAACCTCCGCGGCCCCAAGGCCAAGACCAACTTCGGGTACTCCGCCGAGATCTCGTCTTCCGCCCTCGTCACCGTCGCTTCCGCCGCGCCGGCGGGGGCCTGGGGCCTGCAGCAGTGGCGATCGGCCTACCCGGGGCCGCCGGACGGCCGGGATCTATTCCTGGGGCCTCCGGCGGCGGGTGGATCGGACTTCCCCGCGTACCGGTTCGAGGCGGTGGAGTTGGTGGTAAGGGGCGAGcaggagaagaagatgatggcGGCGATGGCCAGAAAGGAGGAAGAGACCAAGAAGAAGCCCTTAGGCTTCGACCTCAACCTTCCCGCCCCTCTCTTCTGA